One segment of Thermodesulfovibrio sp. 3907-1M DNA contains the following:
- the rfaE1 gene encoding D-glycero-beta-D-manno-heptose-7-phosphate kinase gives MTRTKAEHFFKKFKDKKILVIGDIILDRYIFGKVSRISPEAPVPVVEVTEESFRLGGAANVANNIIALGGKAYISGIIGKGSAGKTVRDLLEEKGVCIDYIFEDSRKTTVKTRIIAGNQQIVRFDVEDRRRLEGKAKEKFLSMIKNALKDFDAVIVSDYKKGVVSEELFRILVTHKKKNGNFVAVDPKVGHFRLYKHVSLITPNIAEASHGAEIEIKDEKTLIKAGHNLLKKLLCDSVLITRGEEGMSLFEKKDSEVIVTHLPTVARKVFDVTGAGDTVIATVTLAHVAGADVVSAAKIANVAAGIVVGKIGTATATPEEILEFLKTHPYA, from the coding sequence ATGACCAGAACTAAGGCAGAACATTTTTTTAAGAAATTTAAAGATAAAAAAATTCTGGTAATTGGAGATATTATTCTTGACAGATATATCTTTGGAAAGGTTTCAAGAATTTCTCCTGAAGCACCTGTTCCAGTTGTTGAGGTTACAGAGGAGTCTTTCAGACTTGGAGGTGCAGCAAATGTAGCTAATAATATTATTGCTCTTGGCGGAAAAGCTTATATTTCAGGAATTATTGGGAAAGGTTCTGCTGGAAAAACTGTAAGGGATTTACTGGAAGAAAAAGGCGTTTGCATTGACTATATCTTTGAAGATTCCAGAAAAACTACAGTTAAAACAAGAATAATTGCAGGAAATCAACAAATTGTAAGATTTGATGTAGAGGATCGTAGAAGACTTGAAGGTAAAGCAAAAGAAAAATTTCTTTCCATGATAAAAAATGCCTTAAAGGATTTTGATGCTGTAATAGTATCTGATTACAAAAAAGGCGTTGTCTCTGAAGAACTATTCAGAATTCTGGTGACTCATAAAAAGAAAAATGGTAATTTTGTCGCTGTTGACCCAAAGGTGGGACACTTTAGGCTTTACAAACATGTTTCTCTTATAACTCCAAATATTGCTGAAGCCTCACATGGAGCAGAAATTGAGATCAAGGATGAGAAAACTCTTATAAAAGCTGGACATAATCTTTTAAAAAAGCTCCTCTGCGATTCTGTTTTAATAACAAGAGGGGAAGAAGGCATGAGTCTTTTTGAAAAAAAAGACTCTGAGGTTATTGTTACCCATCTTCCAACAGTTGCCAGAAAGGTATTTGATGTCACAGGTGCAGGAGACACTGTAATTGCCACTGTAACACTTGCTCATGTTGCAGGTGCTGATGTGGTTTCTGCTGCAAAGATAGCCAATGTAGCAGCAGGAATTGTGGTTGGCAAAATTGGAACTGCTACCGCTACACCTGAAGAGATACTGGAATTTCTGAAAACCCATCCCTATGCATAG
- the pstA gene encoding phosphate ABC transporter permease PstA, which translates to MNRKRRKIISSLALFACFLTALWGIFWLFFIIIDVLRHGISAITPSLFLNDPAPPGQEGGGLRNAFVGHFMITICATLIGVPIGVLGGTFLAEYGRKYKISKVISTLADIMVSVPAIIVGAFVYASFVKPLGHFSGWAGGVSLGIIMIPTVLRTTENMLSLIPWTLREAAFALGAPYYKVIIQVVYRGAATGILTGIILAIARVTGEAAPLLFTSFNNAFFSTNMNEPIASLTVTIFQYAMGPYEDWHTQAWGASLMITVFILFATIAGRILIKRRYKD; encoded by the coding sequence ATGAATAGAAAAAGAAGAAAAATAATAAGCAGTTTAGCACTGTTTGCATGTTTTCTTACTGCTTTATGGGGTATTTTCTGGTTATTTTTTATAATTATTGATGTTTTGAGGCATGGTATTTCTGCAATAACTCCTTCTCTTTTTTTAAATGATCCTGCACCACCAGGACAAGAAGGTGGAGGATTGAGAAATGCCTTTGTTGGGCACTTTATGATTACTATATGTGCCACATTAATCGGCGTTCCAATTGGAGTTCTTGGAGGAACATTTCTTGCTGAATATGGAAGAAAGTATAAGATTTCAAAAGTAATAAGCACTCTTGCAGACATTATGGTGAGTGTACCTGCAATAATTGTAGGTGCCTTTGTCTATGCAAGTTTTGTTAAGCCTCTTGGACATTTTAGCGGATGGGCAGGCGGTGTATCTCTTGGTATCATTATGATTCCCACGGTTTTAAGAACAACGGAGAATATGCTTTCTCTCATCCCTTGGACATTAAGAGAAGCAGCCTTTGCTCTTGGAGCACCCTACTACAAAGTAATTATTCAGGTTGTTTACCGTGGTGCAGCAACTGGAATTTTAACCGGAATTATTCTTGCCATTGCAAGAGTTACAGGAGAAGCAGCACCACTGTTATTCACATCGTTCAACAATGCCTTTTTCTCCACAAACATGAATGAGCCAATAGCATCCCTTACTGTAACCATATTTCAGTATGCTATGGGACCCTATGAAGACTGGCATACACAGGCATGGGGTGCTTCTTTAATGATAACTGTATTTATCCTTTTTGCAACAATCGCTGGAAGGATTCTTATAAAAAGGAGGTATAAAGATTGA
- a CDS encoding tRNA 4-thiouridine(8) synthase ThiI — protein sequence MHRALALYSGGLDSLLSIIIVKQQGIDVIALKFLTGFTSPLKESDLKYSCQFGFEIKEIDIKEKFIEVLKNPEYGYGKNLNPCIDCKILMLREAKERLSEYNASFVITGEVLSQRPMSQKREFLTLIENKATLKGLILRPLSAKLLNPTKPEQEGVINREMLYDICGRTRKPQLDLAKKFGIEKPPQPAGGCLLTDPGFCKKVKDLMEHNELTVKNIELLKTGRHFRISEKCKAIAGRDEKENQVLLSNYHGTFIYPCDFKGPVVFLAGECSDKDIDMAASICVYYSKRKTLEVIIKTGSQEKRKTYDAITHDRIVKYRL from the coding sequence ATGCATAGAGCTCTTGCCCTCTATTCTGGAGGTCTTGATAGTCTTCTTTCAATAATCATTGTAAAGCAACAGGGCATTGATGTAATTGCCTTAAAATTCTTAACTGGTTTTACATCACCTTTAAAGGAATCTGATTTAAAATACTCCTGTCAGTTTGGCTTTGAAATAAAAGAGATTGATATAAAAGAGAAATTTATCGAAGTGTTAAAAAATCCAGAGTATGGATATGGAAAAAATCTTAATCCCTGCATAGACTGCAAAATTCTCATGCTCAGAGAAGCAAAGGAAAGACTTTCAGAATACAATGCCTCATTCGTAATTACAGGAGAAGTGCTTTCACAGAGACCCATGTCACAGAAGAGAGAATTTCTCACACTTATTGAAAATAAGGCAACATTAAAAGGATTGATTTTAAGGCCTCTTTCTGCAAAACTGCTTAATCCTACAAAGCCTGAACAAGAAGGAGTTATTAACAGGGAAATGTTATACGATATTTGTGGAAGAACGAGAAAACCTCAGCTTGATTTAGCAAAAAAATTTGGCATTGAAAAACCTCCTCAACCAGCAGGTGGATGTTTGCTTACTGATCCGGGCTTTTGCAAAAAGGTTAAAGACCTTATGGAACATAATGAACTTACTGTAAAGAATATTGAATTGCTCAAAACAGGAAGACATTTCAGGATTTCAGAAAAATGCAAGGCAATTGCTGGAAGAGATGAAAAGGAAAATCAAGTTCTATTAAGCAACTATCATGGAACATTTATCTACCCCTGTGATTTTAAAGGTCCTGTCGTATTTTTAGCTGGAGAGTGTTCAGATAAAGATATTGACATGGCAGCATCAATATGTGTGTATTATTCAAAAAGAAAAACTCTGGAGGTTATCATTAAAACTGGCAGTCAAGAGAAAAGAAAAACTTATGATGCAATTACACATGACAGAATAGTAAAATACAGACTGTGA
- the pstB gene encoding phosphate ABC transporter ATP-binding protein PstB → MNPEIEVRNLNFYYTGGIHILKNINMTVYKNRVTALIGPSGCGKTTLLRCFNRMHDLYAGNRYEGEIIFQGKNILSKDTDLIELRSKIGMVFQKPTPFPMTIFDNIAYGLKLKGIKNKSELKQRVEKALKDAALWDEVKDKLNTNAFGLSGGQQQRLCIARALAVEPEIILFDEPTSALDPISTGKIEELIVSLKDRVTIIIVTHNMQQAARISDWTGFMMLGELIEYDKTDKIFTVPSNKLTEEYITGRFG, encoded by the coding sequence TTGAATCCTGAAATTGAGGTAAGAAATCTTAATTTTTACTACACAGGAGGCATTCACATTCTTAAAAATATAAACATGACGGTGTATAAAAACAGGGTTACAGCACTTATTGGTCCAAGTGGATGTGGAAAAACCACCTTGCTGAGATGTTTTAATAGAATGCACGATCTTTATGCTGGAAACAGATATGAGGGAGAAATAATCTTTCAGGGAAAGAATATACTTTCAAAAGATACAGACCTGATTGAATTGAGAAGCAAAATCGGTATGGTATTTCAGAAACCCACTCCTTTTCCAATGACAATATTTGACAACATTGCCTATGGTTTAAAACTTAAAGGAATAAAAAATAAATCAGAATTAAAACAAAGGGTTGAAAAAGCTTTGAAAGATGCTGCGCTATGGGATGAAGTGAAGGATAAACTGAATACAAATGCCTTTGGACTGAGTGGAGGACAACAGCAACGCCTCTGCATTGCAAGAGCACTGGCAGTGGAGCCTGAAATTATACTTTTTGATGAGCCCACAAGTGCTCTTGACCCTATCTCAACAGGAAAGATTGAAGAATTGATTGTCTCTTTAAAAGATAGAGTAACAATTATAATTGTTACTCACAACATGCAGCAGGCAGCAAGAATATCTGACTGGACAGGATTTATGATGCTCGGTGAACTCATTGAGTATGACAAAACTGACAAAATATTTACCGTTCCATCAAACAAACTTACAGAGGAATACATCACTGGTAGATTTGGCTAA